The DNA segment GGGCCGGTCACCAGCTCCTGCAGCCATTGGAGCGAGACCCGCATAGCCCGTGGTGTGTTGATCGTCGATCTTAGGGATCAACCGGGGGGTGGGACTACCGCCAGGTATGGTGTCAACTTGTCCTTTCGCATCGCTCCAGCGGCGCAACGTCCTTCATGGCTAAAAACAAGGGCGTCCGGATCGTGATCACTCTCGAGTGCACCGAATGCCGGTCCAACCCCGCAAAGCGTTCTCCAGGTGTGTCCCGTTACACCACTGAGAAGAACCGCCGTAACACCACCGAACGGCTTGAGCTGAAGAAGTTCTGTACCCACTGCAACTCCTCGACGGTTCACAAGGAAATCAAGTGATTCAGGCTTGGGCCCCAGCTTTGGAGCTCATTCATCAGTTTCAACTTGATTTGCCCCAGCCCCGTCAGGTACTGGTCAGATCCAGCTTCATTCACCACTCGCCTTCGTAATCCATGTCCAGCTCTTTTTTCAAAAAGCGCCTGTCGCCAATCAAGCCTGGCGATCCGATCGACTACAAAGATGTCGATCTGCTCAAGAAGTTCATCACCGAGCGCGGCAAGATCCTGCCCCGCCGGCTCACTGGCCTGACAGCCAAACAGCAGCGTGACCTGACCAACGCTGTTAAGCGTGCACGCATTGTGGCCTTGCTGCCTTTTGTGAATCCCGAAGGCTGAGGCCTCTCCCCTGGCGGCTGCAACCTTCCAAGTTGGCGATCTGGTGGGACTGGGCGATGAGCGCGGTCCCCAGCTTGCTGTTGTATTGGCTGTGGCCTCAAATAAGGCCTCTTTAGCTATTGGTACAAGCGCGAGGCAGCAGATCCAGCCGCTGCGACAACTCTTGTTGCTTGCTGCGTTTTCTGGCGAGTGCGACCCACCCCAGCGCCTTAGTCAAGCTCCGTGGTCGATCAGTGACGACGCTTTGATGGCAGTGCTGCCTGCTCGAAGCGATTTCGCGGCAGCTTGGAACCTGATGCAGGCTGAACCTCAGGGATTGCAGCTGAGCGACTGGGTTGATCTGGTGTCTTCGCGACGGGATGGCCTAGCTATTGCTGCCTGCTGGCGCTGGTGTCTCGGTCCCCAAACCCTGTTTCGTCTGCGCCAAAACCTTGTAGAGGCCAGGCCCCTGGCGGATCTGCGCCGTCTGCGGCGAGAACGCAGGCTGCGGGTGCTCCAGGAGCAGGCTGAAATGCGCTGGCAGCAGCAGCTGCGCGAGCGTCAGCCGCTTGATCTGCAACTGCTCAGCGCCGAGCAGCGCCAGCAGCTTGAGCTATTGATTGATTGGGCTGGAGGTGAGTGCACAACTCCCCTACCCCTTCCCCTGCGCCAGGCTTTGCAGGCCGCCAAAGTCACGGTTGATACGGGTTCAATTCGCCACCTGTTGGTTGATCTGGGCCAGTGGCAAGCCCACAATTTGCCGTCTCTACGAGCCACGGTCTGGGAGCAAGGTTTTTCCGCTGAGCTACTGGCTGATGCCGAACGCCTGCTAGCTAGCGCTGAGACTGAACAACCAGGCGATGCCGAGCGTCTGGACCTCAGCGGCCAGCGCAGCGTCACCATTGATGACGCTGATACCTGCGACATAGACGACGGCTTGGCGTTGGAAACAACTCCGGCCGGCCAGGTGAAGATTTGGATCCACGTGGCGGATCCAGGTCGCTTGATTGCGCTGGATTCGCCCCTCGACCTAGAAGCAAGACGGCGGGGCAGCAGTCTTTATCTGGCATCAGGAATTTTGCCGATGTTCCCGGAGGCGCTTGCCACCGGCCCCATGAGCCTGCGGGCAGGCCATCGCAGTGCCGCCTGGAGCATCTGGGTTGAACTCGATGGCGATGGGGCTGTTAAGGCTTCGGGTATGCAGCGCAGCTGGGTTAAGCCCACCTACCGGCTCAGCTATGGCGACGCCGATGATCTGATCGATCTTGCCCCGCCTCAGGAGCGCGATCTTGCCGACCTGCACGACCTGCTGCTGCGCCGCCGCCAATGGCGTGTGCGCCAGGGTGCCATGCTGCTGGATCAGCCGGAGGGTCGGATTCGGGCCCAGGGAGACGCTGCCCAGCTTGAGATCACCGAACCCAGCCCCGCCCGATTGATGGTGGCCGAAGCGATGATTCTGGCGGGCGCGGTGGTGGCCGGTTTCGGCCAAGAGCAAGCACTAGCCCTGCCCTATCGCAGCCAACTGACCGCAACTTTGCCGCCGGAGGCCGAGCTGGCAGCCCTGCCGGCTGGCCCGGTACGCAATTGCGCCATTAAGCGGTGTCTTAGTCGCGGTCATACCGGCACCGAGCCAAGCCCCCATTTCAGCCTGGGCTTGCCGGCCTATGTCCAAGTCACCTCGCCGATTCGCCGCTACGCCGATCTTGTGGCGCAACGGCAACTGCTGGCAATTCAACAGGCGCGCCAGCCCATGGTTGCCGCCGATCTAGCCGCCCTGCTCTCCGACCTAGACGGTCCGCTCAGGCAGGGGACGCAGATCAGCCGGGAAGACCAGCGTCACTGGCAGCAGGTGTGGTTTGCGGCCCACGGGAGTGAGCATTGG comes from the Cyanobium sp. Tous-M-B4 genome and includes:
- the rpmG gene encoding 50S ribosomal protein L33; the encoded protein is MAKNKGVRIVITLECTECRSNPAKRSPGVSRYTTEKNRRNTTERLELKKFCTHCNSSTVHKEIK
- the rpsR gene encoding 30S ribosomal protein S18, translated to MSSSFFKKRLSPIKPGDPIDYKDVDLLKKFITERGKILPRRLTGLTAKQQRDLTNAVKRARIVALLPFVNPEG
- a CDS encoding ribonuclease catalytic domain-containing protein, which produces MQAEPQGLQLSDWVDLVSSRRDGLAIAACWRWCLGPQTLFRLRQNLVEARPLADLRRLRRERRLRVLQEQAEMRWQQQLRERQPLDLQLLSAEQRQQLELLIDWAGGECTTPLPLPLRQALQAAKVTVDTGSIRHLLVDLGQWQAHNLPSLRATVWEQGFSAELLADAERLLASAETEQPGDAERLDLSGQRSVTIDDADTCDIDDGLALETTPAGQVKIWIHVADPGRLIALDSPLDLEARRRGSSLYLASGILPMFPEALATGPMSLRAGHRSAAWSIWVELDGDGAVKASGMQRSWVKPTYRLSYGDADDLIDLAPPQERDLADLHDLLLRRRQWRVRQGAMLLDQPEGRIRAQGDAAQLEITEPSPARLMVAEAMILAGAVVAGFGQEQALALPYRSQLTATLPPEAELAALPAGPVRNCAIKRCLSRGHTGTEPSPHFSLGLPAYVQVTSPIRRYADLVAQRQLLAIQQARQPMVAADLAALLSDLDGPLRQGTQISREDQRHWQQVWFAAHGSEHWQACFLRWLRPQDRLGLVHVDALAMDLAAECPARSSPGDLLQLRVQAVDPLRDQLRLQATG